The genomic region GGTGCACCCTGTAACAAGACCCGTGAATAATTTTATTGGTTTTGTGATCAGGACTTATAAGTTGGAGAAAATCATTGTTACTGGAGGCGCATGTTTAAACGGAAACATAAAAATAAGTGGAGCTAAAAATGCCGTTTTACCTATAATTATAGGTACAATTTTATCTCCAGGAAAAAATAAAATTCTAGATGTTCCCGATTTATCTGATGTAGATATTTTAGTAGAGGTTTTACACATCTTAGGTGCTAAAGTAGAAAGAAATGGGAATGCTTTAGATATAGATAGCAGTAATATAACTTGTTTTGAAACTCCTTATGAATATGTGCGTAAAATGAGAGCATCAATATTAATCATGGGACCATTACTTGCAAGATTAGGTAAGGTTAAGATTTCTATGCCTGGAGGATGTGCAATTGGGACTCGCCCGATAGATCTACACTTAAAAGGTATGGAAGCCTTAGGAGCTACCATCAATGTAGACCGTGGTTATATAGAAGCTACAGCAACTAAATTAGTAGGGGCTAAAATATATTTAGATTTTCCAAGCGTAGGAGCAACAGAAAATATTATGATGGCTGCTACTCTAGCAGAAGGGACAACTATTATTGAAAATGCTGCTGAGGAGCCAGAAATTGTTGACCTAGCAAACTTTTTAAATAGTATGGGTGCATCAGTAATGGGTGCAGGGACAAATGTAATTAGAATTAAAGGTGTTAAACAATTACGTGAAACAACTCATACAGTAATACCAGATAGAATAGAAGCAGGAACCTTTTTAGTAGCTGGTGCAATTACAGGTGGAAATATCCTTTTAGAAAATGTTATTGCAGACCACTTAAAACCTGTTATCGCAAAACTTCAAGAATGTGGTGTAGAGATTATTGAAGAAGGCGAAGGCTTAAGAGTAATAGCTCCTCAAAAGGTAAAACCAGTAGATATTAAAACTCTTCCATATCCAGGATTTCCAACTGATATGCAGGCACAGTTTATGGTTTTATTATCAAAAGCATTAGGCACTGGCGTAGTTAGTGAAACTGTTTTTGAAAATAGATTCATGCATGCAGATGAGTTAAAAAGAATGGGTGTAGATATTCGCATAGAAGGACGTAGTGCGATTATCGAAGGTGGCAAAAAAATTACAGGCTGTCCAGTAAAGGCAACAGATTTAAGAGCAGGAGCAGCCCTAATTATAGCTGGTTTAATAGCTGAAGGAGAAACTGAAATTACTAATACTTTTCACATTTATCGCGGATATGAAAATATCGTAGATAAATTCAGATCTCTAGGGGCAAAAATCAGAGAAGAATAAACCTGAAAAAATAAAACAACATAAGTCAGTAAACTAAAAAATCGGGTTTCCCGATTTTTTTTATTTCTATTAGTCTTGTTCTTTTTGTCCTTTTCCCTTCATAAGTTTAAGGAAGAGTTGAAGCAAGTTCTTAATTCAGGTGGAGATTTTTTCACTCCACCTGAATTCTAGAACTGCAAATGCATGACTTAGTTGGCGTTTGACTACCACCTAAGGGGGTGGGAGACTTACGACAAGTTAGTCAGGTTAAAAAGGAGGCGTGACTTTTGCGCAGAATGATACTGATTAGTTTTATATTATTGATTGCATCTATTGTAATTATCCCTGCCTGTACTACCCTTCTTACTTCGGGAGGAAAATCTAATGAAAATTCTAAAGATATAGAAGAATATGATGATAAAGCAATTAATGTTTTTAATCATCAAACTGAAGAATTAATGCACATGAAATTAGATGAATATTTAGTGGGAGTTGTAGCCGGAGAAATGCCTGCTTCTTTTGAATTAGAAGCCTTAAAAGCTCAAGCAGTAGCAGCTCGAACTTATGCTTATCGAAGAATTATTCAGCCGGATCAAAGGGTGAAAAAAATTAATGATAAAGCTGATGTTATTACAAGCCCTGATATTTGCCAAGCTTGGACAGGTGATGATGGTTTACGAAGAAACTGGGGTACAGAATATGCAGAAAAGAGAGAAAAAATTGAAAGAGCTATTATAGAAACTAAGGGACAAATCATAGTATATGATAATAATCCAATCGATCCACTTTATCATTCTACTTGTGGTGGATATAAAACAGAGGCAGCTGGAGAAGTATGGAGTAATAGCTACCCTTATTTAGTGAGCGTCGATTGCACAAATCATAAAGACAAACATTATCAAGATACAAAAGAAATTAATATTTCAGAATTAGATAAAGCCTTAGAAATTAATTTTAAGGCAAAACCAGAAATAAAGATTTTAACGAAAACAGGTACAGGAAGAATTAAGACCCTGCAAATAGCAGATAAGGAGTTTAAAGCTACAGATTTAAGAGTAAAATTAGGACTTAAATCTACTTGGTTTACCTGGAAAATAGGAAGTGAAACTGTATCCTTTACCACACGTGGTTTTGGACATGGGGTAGGACTGTGTCAATATGGGGCAAATGATTTAGCTTCTAAAGGGAAAAAATACGATGAAATATTGAAAAGATATTATAAAGGGGTAGAATTAGTTAGTATTTTTGATTAAATAAGTGAGGAAAAAGGTAATTTGTTATCAACGCTATGCACGCTCGGGCAGGTAAAAGGAATGAGCTTCAGTAGCTTTAGGAATGGATCGAACTCGCTATCGCTTCGCTTATGATAACAAATTCCTTTTTAAATAATATAATAATAAAAATCACCCTTACGTTTTGTACATATAAAAATGTAAGGGATTTTTTATATGCACTTATACAATATTTCACTTATTTCTAACTATTTTATTTAGGACTAGTAAATATGGAATACTATCAAGGCTTATTGTATAATATAAGTAGGCAGGTGACGAAAATGAAAAAAGTGATGAGTTACCAATTATAATACCTTTAGTAATTTATCATGGAAAAGATAAATGGTATATAAGAAAAACCTTAGGAGAAATGATTGAGGGGTACGAAGAGTTAACCGATGAAGTGAAGGAATT from Desulfonispora thiosulfatigenes DSM 11270 harbors:
- the murA gene encoding UDP-N-acetylglucosamine 1-carboxyvinyltransferase → MEKIIVTGGACLNGNIKISGAKNAVLPIIIGTILSPGKNKILDVPDLSDVDILVEVLHILGAKVERNGNALDIDSSNITCFETPYEYVRKMRASILIMGPLLARLGKVKISMPGGCAIGTRPIDLHLKGMEALGATINVDRGYIEATATKLVGAKIYLDFPSVGATENIMMAATLAEGTTIIENAAEEPEIVDLANFLNSMGASVMGAGTNVIRIKGVKQLRETTHTVIPDRIEAGTFLVAGAITGGNILLENVIADHLKPVIAKLQECGVEIIEEGEGLRVIAPQKVKPVDIKTLPYPGFPTDMQAQFMVLLSKALGTGVVSETVFENRFMHADELKRMGVDIRIEGRSAIIEGGKKITGCPVKATDLRAGAALIIAGLIAEGETEITNTFHIYRGYENIVDKFRSLGAKIREE
- the spoIID gene encoding stage II sporulation protein D, which codes for MILISFILLIASIVIIPACTTLLTSGGKSNENSKDIEEYDDKAINVFNHQTEELMHMKLDEYLVGVVAGEMPASFELEALKAQAVAARTYAYRRIIQPDQRVKKINDKADVITSPDICQAWTGDDGLRRNWGTEYAEKREKIERAIIETKGQIIVYDNNPIDPLYHSTCGGYKTEAAGEVWSNSYPYLVSVDCTNHKDKHYQDTKEINISELDKALEINFKAKPEIKILTKTGTGRIKTLQIADKEFKATDLRVKLGLKSTWFTWKIGSETVSFTTRGFGHGVGLCQYGANDLASKGKKYDEILKRYYKGVELVSIFD